The Alphaproteobacteria bacterium genome contains a region encoding:
- a CDS encoding enoyl-CoA hydratase/isomerase family protein has product MKLETVHVEVTDYVATVTIDRPPVNAQNRQAREELIRVFDDISARDDVRVAILTAAGKLFSAGADVKERVGIAQEPSDYIRNNRLVRDFFDAVADCSKPVICAVNGGAFGAGFALMLACDIMIASEDAYFVISELDVGLAGGGRFLMDHFAKSMTRYIYFTGRRIPAAELHRLGVISACVPREKLMDEAMTIAREIAAKSPVAVREVKRALNAIEEMPARDGYRFEQTVTVALSKTEDAKEAQRAFIEKRKPEFKGR; this is encoded by the coding sequence ATGAAACTCGAGACGGTCCACGTCGAGGTCACGGACTATGTCGCGACCGTCACCATCGACCGTCCGCCGGTCAACGCGCAGAACAGACAAGCGCGCGAAGAGCTGATCCGCGTGTTCGACGACATCAGCGCGCGCGACGACGTACGCGTCGCGATCCTCACCGCGGCCGGCAAGCTGTTCTCGGCCGGCGCCGACGTGAAGGAGCGGGTCGGCATCGCGCAGGAGCCGTCCGACTACATCCGCAACAACCGGCTGGTGCGCGATTTTTTCGATGCGGTGGCGGACTGTTCGAAGCCGGTGATCTGCGCCGTCAATGGCGGCGCGTTCGGCGCGGGCTTCGCGCTGATGCTCGCCTGCGACATCATGATCGCGAGCGAGGACGCGTATTTCGTCATCTCCGAGCTCGATGTGGGCCTCGCCGGCGGCGGACGCTTCCTGATGGACCATTTCGCGAAATCGATGACGCGGTACATCTACTTCACCGGGCGCCGCATTCCGGCGGCCGAGCTGCATCGGCTTGGCGTAATCTCGGCCTGCGTGCCACGCGAGAAGCTGATGGACGAGGCGATGACGATCGCGCGCGAGATCGCGGCCAAGAGCCCGGTCGCGGTGCGTGAGGTCAAGCGCGCGCTCAACGCCATCGAGGAGATGCCGGCGCGCGACGGCTACCGCTTCGAGCAGACCGTGACGGTCGCGCTGTCGAAGACTGAGGATGCGAAGGAAGCGCAGCGCGCCTTCATCGAAAAGCGCAAGCCGGAGTTCAAGGGGAGATAG
- a CDS encoding acetate--CoA ligase family protein, with translation MTHPLDPLFRPRSLAIIGASSDPTRIGGRPVRFTKYGFKGPIVPINPNQKEIQGLTAYASIKDAPGEIDQAIIAVPAKAAMQAVDDCIAKGVKAAVMFSSGFAETGAEGRAMQTELARRCAAGGMKLVGPNSLGMLNTRIGLYSTFSSYFDPLWPRVGPVGIVSQSGAFGTYFLAIAAERGLGFSHCVATGNEADVDVAECVDWLADDPDTGVIMIYLEGCRDGARLRAALARAAANRKPVVAMKVGVSEQGVAAVASHTGSLVGSDAVFDAVFREYNVHRARSIDELVDVTYACAGRVFPKTPRVGVVTISGGVGIQMADAAAELALELPRMPDASQQKILAMVPFAGPANPVDATAQVINDWSVFTTILNIVADEGNVDSVISFLAHTGTSPGVMEKLRPSLQQVRERFPDRVFMLCARLPREMADEFFEIGFLTFEDPTRAIAAVAALSRLAQGFARSRIASAKIEVAQALPPGPINEADAKRLFGAVGIRFSTEKIARTRAEAVMAANGIGHPVVLKVLSADIAHKSEAGGVVLSLRTADEVAAGYDAMMARVRTHAPKARIDGALVARMIEGGVETVIGAKRDPMFGPVVMFGLGGVYVEVLKDVTLRLAPIDRATALEMIRGIKGFPLLAGARGKPPADLDALADALVALSRFAAAHPEVASAEINPFIALPKGGVAVDALILTGDGE, from the coding sequence GTGACGCATCCGCTCGATCCGCTGTTCCGCCCGCGCAGCCTTGCGATCATCGGCGCGTCGAGCGACCCGACCCGCATCGGCGGGCGGCCGGTGCGATTCACCAAATATGGCTTCAAGGGCCCGATCGTACCGATCAACCCGAACCAGAAGGAAATTCAGGGGCTGACCGCCTACGCGTCGATCAAGGACGCGCCGGGCGAGATCGACCAGGCGATCATCGCGGTGCCGGCCAAAGCCGCGATGCAGGCAGTGGACGATTGCATCGCCAAGGGCGTGAAGGCTGCCGTGATGTTCTCCTCCGGCTTTGCCGAGACCGGCGCGGAAGGCCGCGCGATGCAGACCGAGCTTGCGCGGCGCTGCGCGGCGGGCGGGATGAAGCTGGTCGGACCCAATAGTTTGGGCATGCTCAATACGCGCATCGGCCTCTACTCGACCTTCTCGTCATACTTCGATCCGCTCTGGCCGCGCGTCGGGCCGGTCGGCATCGTCAGCCAGAGCGGCGCCTTTGGCACCTACTTCCTCGCGATCGCCGCGGAGCGCGGGCTTGGTTTTTCCCATTGCGTCGCGACCGGCAACGAGGCCGATGTCGATGTCGCCGAATGCGTCGACTGGCTCGCCGACGATCCCGACACCGGCGTGATCATGATCTATCTCGAAGGCTGCCGCGACGGCGCGCGGCTGCGCGCTGCGCTCGCTCGCGCGGCGGCGAACCGGAAGCCCGTCGTCGCCATGAAGGTCGGCGTCTCCGAGCAGGGTGTTGCGGCGGTCGCCTCGCACACGGGTTCGCTGGTGGGCTCCGACGCCGTGTTCGATGCGGTGTTCCGCGAATACAACGTGCACCGCGCGCGCTCGATCGACGAGCTGGTCGATGTCACCTATGCGTGCGCCGGTCGCGTGTTTCCCAAGACGCCGCGCGTCGGCGTCGTGACGATCTCCGGCGGCGTCGGCATCCAGATGGCGGATGCGGCGGCCGAACTCGCTCTCGAATTGCCGCGCATGCCGGACGCCTCGCAGCAAAAGATTTTGGCGATGGTGCCGTTCGCCGGCCCGGCCAATCCGGTCGACGCCACCGCGCAGGTGATCAACGACTGGTCGGTGTTCACCACCATCCTCAACATCGTGGCGGACGAGGGCAACGTCGACAGCGTGATCAGCTTCCTCGCCCACACCGGCACATCGCCCGGCGTGATGGAAAAGCTCAGGCCCTCGCTGCAACAGGTGCGCGAGCGCTTCCCCGATCGCGTGTTCATGCTGTGCGCCCGTCTGCCGCGCGAGATGGCGGACGAGTTCTTCGAGATAGGGTTCCTGACGTTCGAAGACCCGACCCGCGCGATTGCGGCAGTGGCGGCGCTGTCGCGGCTGGCGCAGGGATTTGCGAGGTCGCGAATCGCCTCGGCCAAGATCGAAGTGGCGCAGGCACTGCCCCCCGGCCCGATCAACGAGGCGGACGCGAAGCGGCTATTCGGTGCCGTCGGCATTCGCTTTTCCACCGAAAAGATCGCCCGCACGCGCGCCGAGGCGGTCATGGCCGCGAACGGGATCGGGCATCCGGTTGTGCTGAAGGTGCTGTCGGCCGATATCGCGCACAAGTCGGAGGCTGGCGGTGTGGTGCTCAGCCTGCGCACGGCGGACGAGGTCGCGGCTGGCTACGATGCGATGATGGCGCGCGTGCGGACGCACGCACCGAAAGCCCGCATCGACGGCGCGCTGGTCGCCCGCATGATCGAGGGCGGCGTCGAGACCGTGATCGGCGCGAAACGCGATCCGATGTTCGGGCCGGTCGTGATGTTCGGCCTCGGCGGCGTCTATGTCGAAGTACTGAAGGACGTGACCTTGCGGCTCGCGCCGATCGATCGCGCGACGGCGCTGGAGATGATCCGCGGCATCAAGGGTTTCCCGCTACTCGCCGGCGCGCGCGGAAAGCCGCCCGCCGATCTCGACGCGCTTGCGGATGCGCTGGTTGCGCTGTCGCGCTTCGCGGCTGCGCACCCGGAAGTCGCCAGCGCCGAGATCAACCCGTTCATCGCGTTGCCCAAGGGCGGCGTTGCGGTCGATGCACTGATCCTCACCGGAGACGGCGAATGA
- a CDS encoding sarcosine oxidase subunit gamma family protein, protein MVSLAERSALSGIALPGHYGRAGAAGVVIEEITDLAFASVICKREKHFALFNAVNTAFGIALPDGPRRVTRGHVTFAGVGPDQWLASADGADAAGFAARVRARIGPFAAVSDQSDARLVLRVSGPRVRDVLAKGVPVDLHPNAFKPGDVACTVVGYINTQIDMLDEATYQLAAPRSMAGSFWSWLTASAAEFGYEVRGS, encoded by the coding sequence ATGGTTAGCCTCGCCGAACGCTCCGCGCTCTCGGGCATTGCGCTCCCCGGTCATTACGGCCGCGCCGGAGCGGCGGGCGTCGTGATCGAAGAGATCACCGATCTCGCCTTCGCCAGCGTCATCTGCAAACGCGAGAAGCACTTCGCACTGTTCAACGCAGTCAACACCGCGTTCGGCATCGCGCTGCCGGATGGGCCACGCCGGGTGACGCGCGGCCACGTCACGTTCGCCGGTGTCGGCCCGGACCAGTGGCTCGCAAGCGCAGACGGCGCAGACGCGGCGGGCTTCGCCGCACGGGTGCGCGCGCGTATCGGCCCATTCGCCGCGGTCTCCGATCAATCGGACGCGCGGCTGGTGCTGCGCGTCAGTGGGCCGCGCGTGCGCGACGTGCTTGCCAAGGGCGTGCCGGTCGACCTGCATCCGAATGCGTTCAAGCCGGGTGATGTCGCGTGCACGGTCGTCGGCTATATCAACACGCAAATCGACATGCTCGATGAGGCGACGTATCAGCTCGCGGCGCCGCGCAGCATGGCGGGCAGCTTCTGGTCGTGGCTGACCGCATCCGCGGCCGAGTTCGGTTACGAAGTGAGGGGCTCGTGA